A stretch of the Rhinoderma darwinii isolate aRhiDar2 chromosome 3, aRhiDar2.hap1, whole genome shotgun sequence genome encodes the following:
- the LOC142750747 gene encoding olfactory receptor 10C1-like, with amino-acid sequence MELTNNITSIILLGFPNLQNFTFLLFSLLVIIYGGTIFGNLLIMSLYLLSSNLQSPMYFFITQLSVCDILVTTNIVPILLHTVLYGGSTMTLIGCIIQFFVFGTSEASECLLLSVMSYDRYLAICNPLRYNSIMNHTFCVTSVNMTWLVGFIVMLFDTISIYNLHFCGPHVIDHFYCDFEPILQLSCSDTSIFHKEVLILGSLVIMVPFIIIGLSYVYIVITILKIPSNTGRHKAFSTCSSHLIVVSLFYGTLIIVYMFPPRGQSLILSKILSLMYTVVTPLLNPIIYTLRNKDFKEAFHKIHLFVQIFS; translated from the coding sequence ATGGAATTGACAAATAATATCACCTCCATCATCCTTCTGGGATTTCCAAATCTTCAAAACTTCACATTTCTGCTCTTCTCACTACTGGTTATTATTTACGGTGGGACTATTTTTGGAAACCTTCTTATTATGTCCTTGTATTTACTGAGCAGTAACCTTCAGTCTCCCATGTACTTCTTCATTACACAGCTATCAGTGTGTGACATCCTGGTGACTACAAATATTGTCCCCATCCTGCTTCACACTGTACTGTATGGAGGGAGTACTATGACTCTCATCGGCTGCATCATCCAGTTTTTTGTCTTTGGCACCTCAGAGGCCTCGGAATGTCTTCTACTGTCAGTGATGTCTTATGATCGATATCTGGCCATCTGTAACCCCCTCCGTTATAACTCCATCATGAATCATACGTTTTGTGTGACATCAGTAAATATGACTTGGTTGGTGGGTTTTATTGTGATGTTGTTCGATACAATCTCAATCTATAATCTGCATTTCTGTGGACCGCATGTTATTGACCATTTCTATTGCGACTTTGAACCTATACTGCAGCTTTCCTGCTCTGATACATCCATATTTCATAAAGAGGTTCTTATATTGGGATCTTTAGTTATTATGGTACCTTTTATAATAATTGGGTTGTCCTATGTGTACATCGTCATCACCATTCTGAAGATCCCATCCAATACCGGAAGACataaagccttctccacctgcaGCTCCCACCTCATTGTGGTTTCTTTATTTTATGGGACATTAATAATTGTTTATATGTTTCCACCAAGAGGACAATCCCTGATCCTGAGCAAGATCTTGTCTCTGATGTATACTGTGGTGACCCCACTGCTTAACCCTATTATATACACTCTGAGGAACAAAGACTTTAAAGAAGCTTTCCATAAAATTCACCTTTTTGTTCAAATTTTCTCATAA